A genomic segment from Polyangium mundeleinium encodes:
- a CDS encoding serine/threonine-protein kinase, with amino-acid sequence MSGPGANAVPIFLLAPSQLFHERYRIVRTIRTGGMGAVYEAMDERTAGRRALKIIHSTLLDEHTDFKARFEREARILGELESDHIVRVIDAGVDAPTGLPFLVMELLRGRDLGMIVTERGALPSGEVRTYLAQAAFALDKTHAAGIVHRDIKPDNLFLTHRDDGSPCIKLLDFGIAKADGHLGIGMQTKTILGSPYFMAPEQIFMDQPIGPAVDVYALGHTAFMLLAGGPYWAEEFEKAPSIITLARCLDSPLPEATSARARRRHGVELPAAIDAWFGQCVARNPDDRFPSASAALVALSDALFPADALTARQTTPPPREPYISVSYESTPIPAARSSRPSTPPASEPTKHPTPSRTGRHSTPPTSLDRMKPSASRPRSGHVVRVERERRLVRLEVWGFWTVEQARAYYEEFARVTQPLWGKRWRVLANTAEFAAQKPDVSAFVERTMEVAQKNGCVRAANIVSSTLTKMQLARMSAEQGLASFAFFQDEAEALRWLLDGT; translated from the coding sequence ATGTCGGGTCCCGGCGCGAACGCAGTCCCGATCTTCCTTCTCGCCCCGTCGCAGCTCTTTCACGAGCGGTACCGCATCGTACGCACGATCCGCACAGGCGGGATGGGCGCGGTCTACGAGGCCATGGATGAGCGCACGGCCGGTCGCCGCGCGCTGAAGATCATCCACTCGACGCTGCTCGACGAGCACACGGACTTCAAAGCACGCTTCGAACGCGAGGCGCGGATCCTCGGAGAGCTCGAGAGCGACCACATCGTGCGCGTCATCGATGCCGGCGTGGACGCGCCCACGGGGCTGCCGTTCCTCGTGATGGAACTCTTGCGCGGGCGGGATCTCGGCATGATCGTCACCGAGCGCGGCGCCCTGCCCTCGGGCGAGGTGCGCACCTACCTCGCGCAGGCCGCGTTCGCGCTCGACAAGACCCACGCCGCGGGCATCGTTCACCGCGACATCAAGCCCGACAACCTCTTCCTCACGCACCGCGACGACGGCTCGCCGTGCATCAAGCTGCTCGACTTCGGCATCGCCAAGGCCGACGGTCACCTCGGCATCGGGATGCAGACGAAGACCATCCTCGGCAGCCCCTACTTCATGGCGCCCGAGCAGATCTTCATGGACCAGCCCATCGGCCCCGCCGTCGACGTCTACGCGCTCGGGCACACGGCGTTCATGTTGCTCGCCGGGGGTCCGTACTGGGCCGAGGAGTTCGAGAAAGCGCCGTCGATCATCACGCTCGCGCGTTGCCTCGACAGCCCGCTGCCCGAGGCGACCTCGGCGCGGGCGCGGCGGCGCCACGGCGTCGAGCTGCCCGCGGCGATCGACGCCTGGTTCGGCCAGTGCGTCGCGCGAAACCCCGACGATCGATTCCCGAGCGCCTCCGCCGCGCTCGTCGCCCTCTCCGACGCCCTCTTCCCCGCGGACGCCTTGACCGCGCGCCAGACCACGCCCCCTCCCCGCGAGCCCTACATTTCGGTGTCGTACGAGTCGACGCCGATCCCCGCGGCCCGCAGCTCCCGCCCCTCGACGCCGCCGGCGAGCGAACCGACGAAGCACCCGACGCCGTCGCGCACGGGCCGGCACTCGACGCCGCCGACCTCGCTCGACCGGATGAAGCCGTCGGCCTCGCGGCCACGGAGCGGCCACGTGGTCCGCGTGGAGCGCGAGCGCAGGCTCGTACGTCTGGAGGTGTGGGGCTTCTGGACGGTCGAGCAGGCGCGGGCCTACTACGAGGAGTTCGCGCGCGTGACGCAGCCGCTCTGGGGCAAACGCTGGCGCGTCCTCGCGAACACCGCGGAGTTCGCGGCCCAGAAGCCCGACGTGAGCGCGTTCGTGGAGCGGACGATGGAGGTCGCCCAGAAAAACGGCTGCGTGCGGGCCGCGAACATCGTGTCGAGCACGCTCACGAAGATGCAGCTCGCCCGCATGTCGGCCGAACAAGGCCTGGCTTCGTTCGCGTTCTTCCAGGACGAGGCCGAGGCCCTAAGGTGGTTGCTCGACGGGACGTGA
- a CDS encoding serine/threonine-protein kinase, whose amino-acid sequence MSYRAGDVIDGRYKLLDLIGSGGHGYVFRAEDMDLSAPVAVKCLLPNITSEPIFTTRIAREARAMGLLSGTAATQILAFNRSDNGTLYIVMELLEGKDLEAYVRGVEAKGGPMPIDSALEIMRPVAETLSAAHARGIVHRDVKPANIFVLRTRARGRVRLLDFGLAKEVGGFTVTRDGTIAGSPTYMAPEIWAGKPKDLDHRADVYSFGAVVFRMIGGRLPFPARKMVELLRAVSTDPRPSLRALRPDLPEAVDPWVARVLASQPAHRYPSMQEAWIELCKALGRPAEMEDDDLGAP is encoded by the coding sequence ATGTCGTATCGAGCGGGTGATGTCATCGACGGTCGGTACAAGCTCCTCGACCTCATCGGCAGCGGCGGCCACGGCTACGTGTTCCGCGCGGAGGACATGGATCTCAGCGCGCCCGTCGCCGTGAAGTGCCTCTTGCCGAACATCACGAGCGAGCCGATCTTCACGACGCGCATCGCCCGCGAGGCCCGCGCCATGGGCCTGCTCAGCGGCACGGCCGCGACGCAGATCCTCGCCTTCAACCGCTCGGACAACGGCACGCTCTACATCGTGATGGAGCTGCTCGAAGGCAAGGATCTCGAAGCCTACGTGCGCGGCGTCGAGGCGAAAGGCGGGCCCATGCCGATCGACAGCGCGCTCGAGATCATGCGGCCCGTCGCCGAGACGCTCTCCGCTGCGCACGCGCGCGGCATCGTGCACCGCGACGTCAAACCCGCGAACATCTTCGTCCTGCGCACGCGGGCGCGGGGCCGCGTGCGGCTGCTCGATTTCGGCCTCGCCAAGGAGGTCGGAGGCTTCACGGTCACGCGCGATGGCACCATCGCCGGTTCCCCGACGTACATGGCGCCCGAGATCTGGGCCGGCAAACCCAAGGACCTCGATCATCGCGCCGACGTCTACTCGTTCGGCGCCGTCGTCTTCCGCATGATCGGCGGCAGGCTCCCGTTCCCAGCGCGAAAGATGGTCGAGCTGCTCCGCGCGGTCTCGACCGACCCGCGCCCGAGCCTGCGCGCGCTCCGCCCCGATCTGCCGGAGGCCGTGGATCCGTGGGTCGCGCGGGTGCTCGCGAGCCAGCCTGCGCACCGCTACCCGTCGATGCAGGAGGCGTGGATCGAGCTCTGCAAGGCGCTCGGGCGCCCCGCGGAGATGGAAGACGACGACCTCGGCGCGCCTTGA
- a CDS encoding S9 family peptidase → MLRRTPFISVLLVVLGCSGEGLPPAPAPTTSLPPASPPAATSAAAETPAPKGPVAPIAKKEPRVTEIHGVQLVDDYAWLRKKDTPEVLAYLRAENAYTEAMTAALTPTKERIYGEMLGRLKESDEEVPFREGAYLYYTRTEKGKQYPFYCRKAVKGGDKAPEEILIDLNEIAKTEKFVGLGPLAVSEDGHLLAYGLDTTGFQQFVLHVRDLRTGKDLADKVERVTSVVFAKDGKTLLYTVEDPVTKRSHKFFRHNLGDEAAKDVLLYEEKDERFRLFSERSSSKKLIFVQSNSMTTSEVRFLPADKPQAPLTLVEPREQDHEYEVDHHGDELVIRTNSPAKPGEAKSTNFRLVVAKVASPGRASWKETIPHRKDVMIESIQLFSTFAVAFEREDGLRQIRVLDPKKLALDGSHRITLPEPIFTLRSGENREFDASFYRFRFESPTTPSTVYDYEPKKRALVLKKRTEVPNYDPSRYESKRVHATAKDGTKIPVSLLYKKGTNPDGKNPLFLYGYGSYGFPLFPTFSAPTFSLVDRGVVCAIAHIRGGGELGETWHEAGRMKTKMNTFTDFVDVTEGLVQMGWAAKDRIAIQGGSAGGLLMGAVLNMRPDLYRAVIADVPFVDVINTMLDESLPLTVEEFEEWGNPKKKDEFEYILRYSPYENVAKKAYPSILVNTSYNDSQVMYWEPAKWVAKLRAMKTDQNPLLLRIHLEPAGHRGQSGRYERMQEMAFKYAWILDRLGVMDGK, encoded by the coding sequence ATGCTCCGCCGAACGCCGTTCATTTCCGTGCTCCTCGTCGTCCTCGGCTGCTCGGGTGAGGGCCTGCCTCCGGCGCCAGCGCCGACCACGAGCCTACCGCCCGCTTCGCCCCCGGCCGCGACGAGCGCCGCCGCGGAGACGCCGGCGCCGAAGGGCCCCGTCGCGCCGATCGCGAAGAAGGAGCCGCGCGTCACCGAGATCCACGGCGTCCAGCTCGTCGACGACTATGCGTGGCTGCGCAAGAAGGACACGCCCGAGGTGCTCGCGTACCTGCGCGCGGAGAACGCGTACACCGAGGCCATGACGGCCGCGCTTACGCCGACGAAGGAGCGCATCTACGGCGAGATGCTGGGCCGGCTGAAGGAGTCCGACGAGGAGGTCCCTTTCCGGGAGGGCGCGTATCTTTATTACACGCGCACCGAAAAAGGGAAACAATACCCCTTTTACTGCCGCAAGGCCGTGAAGGGCGGGGACAAGGCGCCCGAGGAGATCCTCATCGATCTGAACGAGATCGCGAAGACCGAGAAATTCGTGGGCCTCGGCCCGCTGGCTGTCTCCGAGGACGGCCATCTTCTCGCGTACGGCCTCGATACCACCGGCTTCCAGCAATTCGTGCTGCACGTGCGGGACCTCCGGACGGGCAAGGATCTCGCGGATAAGGTCGAGCGTGTCACGTCGGTCGTGTTCGCCAAGGATGGCAAGACGCTCTTGTATACGGTCGAGGATCCGGTCACGAAGCGCTCGCACAAGTTTTTTCGGCACAACCTCGGCGACGAGGCGGCCAAGGACGTGCTGCTCTACGAGGAGAAGGACGAGCGGTTCCGCCTGTTTTCGGAACGCTCCAGCAGCAAGAAGCTCATCTTCGTCCAGTCGAACAGCATGACGACGAGCGAGGTTCGTTTCCTGCCTGCGGACAAACCCCAGGCGCCGCTCACGCTCGTGGAGCCGCGGGAGCAGGACCACGAATACGAGGTGGATCATCACGGCGACGAGCTCGTGATCCGCACGAACAGCCCCGCGAAGCCGGGCGAAGCGAAATCGACGAATTTTCGGCTCGTGGTGGCGAAGGTCGCGTCCCCGGGGCGCGCCTCGTGGAAGGAGACGATCCCACACCGCAAGGACGTGATGATCGAGTCGATCCAGCTCTTCTCGACGTTCGCCGTCGCCTTCGAGCGGGAAGACGGCCTGCGCCAGATCCGGGTGCTCGACCCGAAGAAACTCGCGCTCGACGGATCCCACCGAATCACGCTGCCCGAGCCGATCTTCACGCTGCGGTCAGGGGAGAACCGTGAATTCGACGCGTCTTTTTATAGGTTCCGCTTCGAATCACCGACGACGCCCTCCACGGTGTACGACTACGAGCCGAAGAAACGCGCGCTCGTGCTGAAGAAGCGCACGGAGGTCCCGAATTACGACCCCAGCCGGTACGAATCGAAGCGGGTGCACGCGACGGCCAAGGACGGCACGAAGATCCCGGTCTCGCTGCTCTACAAGAAGGGGACGAACCCGGACGGGAAGAACCCGCTGTTCCTGTATGGGTACGGCTCGTACGGATTTCCCCTTTTCCCGACGTTCTCGGCCCCGACGTTCTCGCTCGTGGATCGCGGTGTGGTCTGCGCGATCGCGCATATCCGCGGCGGCGGCGAGCTCGGCGAGACCTGGCACGAGGCCGGGCGGATGAAGACCAAGATGAACACGTTCACCGATTTCGTGGACGTGACCGAGGGGCTCGTGCAAATGGGCTGGGCCGCGAAGGATCGCATCGCGATCCAGGGCGGGAGCGCGGGCGGGCTGCTCATGGGCGCGGTCCTGAACATGCGCCCGGACCTTTATCGCGCGGTGATCGCCGACGTGCCGTTCGTCGACGTGATCAACACGATGCTCGACGAATCCCTCCCGCTCACCGTGGAGGAATTCGAGGAGTGGGGCAATCCGAAGAAGAAGGACGAATTCGAGTACATCCTCCGCTACAGCCCCTATGAGAACGTCGCGAAGAAGGCGTACCCGTCGATCCTCGTGAACACGTCGTACAACGACAGCCAGGTGATGTACTGGGAGCCCGCGAAATGGGTGGCCAAGCTCCGCGCGATGAAGACGGACCAGAACCCGCTCCTCCTGCGCATTCACCTCGAGCCGGCCGGCCACAGGGGCCAATCCGGGCGTTACGAGCGGATGCAGGAGATGGCGTTCAAGTACGCGTGGATCCTCGACAGGCTCGGCGTGATGGACGGGAAGTAA
- a CDS encoding PAS domain S-box protein: MNQDTDSLAAQVAELQRRNAELQRELRLKTQMYATLVEDQRELICRFNLDSTLSFVNDAYCRFFGKTREELVGHHFTPLIPEEDRVLIADVLARLGPKEPVIELEHRVLTPGGEVRWLNWIDRAILDEAGNIAALQAVGIDVTDRRRAEEHAERNEVLRAELIHAQEQALRELSAPLIPIADDVLAMPLVGRIDEKRAQLVLETLLEGVVRMAAETVLLDVTGITTVDTQVAEALVRTAHAVKLLGAKAVLTGIQPHVAQTLITMGIEVHGVISVRSLKDGIAWAMQERGKNRKPARSQPRRG, encoded by the coding sequence ATGAACCAGGACACGGATTCGCTCGCTGCACAGGTCGCGGAACTCCAGCGTCGCAACGCGGAGCTCCAGCGAGAGCTGCGCCTGAAGACGCAGATGTACGCCACGCTCGTGGAGGACCAGCGCGAGCTCATCTGCAGGTTCAACCTGGACAGCACGCTCTCCTTCGTCAACGACGCGTATTGCCGCTTCTTCGGCAAGACACGCGAGGAGCTCGTCGGTCACCATTTCACACCCCTCATCCCGGAGGAGGATCGGGTCCTCATCGCCGACGTGCTCGCCCGGCTCGGGCCGAAGGAGCCGGTCATCGAGCTCGAGCACCGCGTGCTGACGCCCGGGGGCGAGGTGCGCTGGCTCAACTGGATCGATCGCGCCATCCTCGACGAAGCGGGCAACATTGCGGCGCTTCAGGCTGTCGGGATTGACGTCACCGATCGGCGGCGCGCCGAAGAGCACGCGGAGAGGAACGAGGTGCTGCGCGCGGAGCTCATTCACGCGCAGGAGCAGGCGCTCCGGGAGCTCTCGGCGCCGCTCATCCCCATCGCCGACGACGTGCTCGCCATGCCGCTCGTTGGGCGTATCGACGAGAAACGCGCGCAGCTCGTGCTGGAGACGTTGCTCGAAGGGGTCGTGCGAATGGCCGCCGAGACGGTCCTGCTCGACGTGACAGGCATCACGACGGTCGACACCCAGGTCGCCGAGGCGCTCGTGCGCACGGCGCATGCGGTCAAGCTCCTCGGCGCCAAGGCCGTATTGACCGGCATTCAGCCCCACGTCGCGCAGACGCTGATCACAATGGGTATCGAGGTGCACGGCGTGATCTCGGTGCGCAGCCTGAAGGACGGAATCGCGTGGGCGATGCAGGAGCGCGGCAAGAATCGGAAGCCCGCGCGGTCCCAGCCCCGCCGCGGCTGA
- the alaS gene encoding alanine--tRNA ligase produces the protein MSASSHQIRRTFLDFFASRGHEVVPSAPIVPQNDPTLMFVNAGMVPFKDVFTGKDRRSYTRAASSQKCIRISGKHNDLENVGVTARHHTFFEMLGNFSFGDYFKEEAITSAWELLTKVYGVPKERLVVTVFKGENNFPADEEAAAIWRKVTGFGDDRILRLGMADNFWSMGDTGPCGPCSEIHFFTGDEVDLSRFGEEPRLDGSGWTEIWNLVFMQYDRAEKDAPVTPLPAPSIDTGMGLERISFVLQGVTSNYDTDLLRPLVERAAEIAGKKYGASLAPDDVSMRVIADHARTTAFLVAEGVMPEKQRREYVLRRVMRRAIRHGYRLGIEKPFLHEVALLVVDRMGDVYPELRDRRELIARVTEDEEVRFRATLKRGMKILDERFEEMRGKGDKTLVAPAAADLFTTYGFPLDLTQVICGEQGYDVDIEGANKIIKGADEADGPIDPTAALDPAYRQAREKLGSPVTFTGYEREAGESEVVAILAVETKDGEGKPTRSLVDRVSAGAHVEVVVKETPFYAESGGQVGDIGEITAGDLRIRVTDTQRPLTGLVVHEGVVEAGEVSVGQKVTLTVDHAARSATRRNHSATHLLHWALRTVLGEHAQQKGSRVGPDMLRFDFAHNKPLTRDEIERIEDLVNGKVLENAPVLTEVLPVDEARKRGAVAIFEEKYGDVVRMLTMTQDSIELCGGTHARALGDIGLFKITGEGGVAAGVRRVFAATGKNALGYVRGLEDDIQKARQVAKAQGGDLADKIGKIVAHERELEKKVAELERRLIEGGGPGGGGGGGIDAMLAEAREISGIKVLARRMPDGTQAAALREIAEKLRDKLGESSLVLVGAVDAGKAQLAVMVSKAATSRVKAGDVIKNVAALVGGRGGGRPDMAQAGGPEAGKLDEAIAATYGEVERLVTA, from the coding sequence ATGTCCGCCTCGAGCCATCAGATCCGCCGCACCTTCCTCGATTTCTTCGCCTCTCGCGGCCACGAGGTCGTCCCGAGCGCGCCGATCGTCCCGCAGAACGACCCCACGTTGATGTTCGTCAACGCCGGGATGGTGCCGTTCAAGGACGTCTTCACGGGCAAGGACCGCCGCTCGTACACGCGCGCCGCCAGCAGCCAGAAGTGCATCCGCATCAGCGGCAAGCACAACGACCTCGAGAACGTCGGCGTCACCGCGCGCCACCACACGTTCTTCGAGATGCTCGGCAACTTCAGCTTCGGCGACTACTTCAAGGAAGAGGCCATCACGAGCGCGTGGGAGCTGCTCACGAAGGTCTACGGCGTCCCGAAGGAGCGGCTCGTCGTCACCGTGTTCAAGGGCGAGAACAACTTCCCCGCGGACGAGGAGGCGGCCGCGATCTGGCGCAAGGTCACGGGCTTCGGCGACGATCGCATCCTCCGGCTCGGCATGGCGGACAACTTCTGGAGCATGGGCGACACCGGCCCGTGTGGCCCCTGCTCGGAGATCCACTTCTTCACTGGCGACGAGGTCGACCTTTCGCGGTTCGGCGAGGAGCCCCGGCTCGACGGCTCCGGCTGGACCGAGATCTGGAACCTCGTCTTCATGCAGTACGACCGCGCGGAGAAGGACGCGCCCGTCACGCCGCTCCCGGCGCCGAGCATCGACACGGGCATGGGCCTCGAGCGCATCTCGTTCGTGCTCCAAGGGGTCACGTCGAACTACGACACCGACCTCCTGCGCCCGCTCGTCGAGCGCGCGGCCGAGATCGCCGGCAAGAAGTACGGTGCGAGCCTCGCGCCCGACGACGTCTCGATGCGCGTCATCGCCGACCACGCCCGCACCACGGCCTTCCTCGTGGCCGAGGGCGTGATGCCCGAGAAGCAGCGGCGCGAGTACGTGCTCCGCCGCGTCATGCGCCGCGCGATCCGGCACGGTTACCGGCTCGGCATCGAAAAGCCCTTCCTCCATGAGGTCGCGCTGCTCGTCGTGGATCGCATGGGTGACGTCTACCCCGAGCTTCGCGATCGGCGCGAGCTCATCGCCCGCGTCACCGAGGACGAGGAGGTACGCTTCCGCGCCACATTGAAGCGCGGCATGAAGATCCTCGACGAGCGCTTCGAGGAGATGCGCGGGAAGGGCGACAAGACCCTCGTGGCGCCCGCGGCCGCGGATCTTTTCACCACGTACGGCTTCCCCCTGGATCTCACGCAGGTCATCTGCGGCGAGCAGGGCTATGACGTGGATATCGAGGGCGCCAACAAGATCATCAAGGGCGCGGACGAAGCCGACGGGCCGATCGATCCGACCGCCGCCCTCGACCCTGCGTACCGGCAGGCGCGGGAAAAACTTGGCTCGCCCGTGACCTTCACCGGCTACGAGCGCGAAGCGGGCGAGAGCGAGGTCGTCGCGATCCTCGCGGTCGAAACGAAAGACGGCGAAGGCAAACCCACCCGCTCGCTCGTGGACCGAGTCAGCGCGGGCGCGCACGTCGAGGTCGTCGTGAAGGAGACGCCCTTCTACGCGGAGAGCGGCGGCCAGGTCGGCGACATCGGCGAGATCACGGCCGGCGACCTGCGCATCCGCGTCACGGACACGCAGCGCCCGCTCACCGGGCTCGTCGTGCACGAGGGCGTGGTCGAGGCGGGCGAGGTCAGCGTGGGCCAGAAGGTCACGCTCACCGTCGATCACGCCGCGCGCTCGGCCACGCGGCGCAACCACTCCGCGACGCACCTGCTCCACTGGGCCCTGCGCACGGTGCTCGGCGAGCACGCGCAGCAGAAGGGCTCACGCGTCGGCCCGGACATGCTCCGCTTCGACTTCGCGCACAACAAACCCCTCACGCGCGACGAGATCGAGCGCATCGAGGACCTCGTGAACGGCAAGGTCCTGGAGAACGCGCCGGTGCTCACGGAGGTCCTGCCCGTCGACGAGGCCCGCAAGCGCGGCGCCGTCGCGATCTTCGAGGAGAAGTACGGCGACGTCGTCCGCATGCTGACGATGACCCAGGACTCGATCGAGCTCTGCGGCGGCACGCACGCGCGCGCGCTCGGCGACATCGGCCTGTTCAAGATCACGGGCGAGGGCGGCGTCGCGGCGGGCGTGCGGCGCGTCTTCGCGGCGACGGGCAAGAACGCGCTCGGCTACGTGCGGGGCCTCGAAGACGACATCCAGAAGGCCCGCCAGGTCGCGAAGGCGCAGGGCGGCGACCTCGCGGACAAGATCGGCAAGATCGTCGCGCACGAGCGGGAGCTCGAGAAGAAGGTCGCCGAGCTCGAGCGCCGGCTCATCGAGGGCGGCGGTCCCGGCGGCGGCGGCGGCGGCGGGATCGACGCGATGCTCGCGGAGGCCCGCGAGATCTCGGGCATCAAGGTCCTCGCCCGGCGCATGCCCGACGGCACGCAGGCGGCGGCGCTGCGCGAGATCGCGGAAAAACTCCGGGACAAACTCGGCGAGTCGAGCCTTGTGCTCGTCGGCGCGGTGGACGCGGGCAAGGCGCAGCTCGCGGTCATGGTCTCGAAGGCCGCGACGAGCCGGGTGAAGGCCGGCGACGTCATCAAAAACGTGGCCGCCCTCGTGGGCGGGCGCGGCGGTGGCCGGCCCGACATGGCGCAGGCCGGCGGCCCTGAGGCCGGAAAGCTCGACGAGGCCATCGCGGCCACCTATGGCGAGGTCGAGCGTCTCGTGACGGCGTAA
- a CDS encoding TIGR04551 family protein, protein MSLAALAFSLSAAGSALAQPAAPPPPKPAETTTTAPADEPLVPPNGTTPPPATQPATPPATAPAQKPAAPVAATPDPDRDARALTRQGADRPPPTGDVGVRPSDVFAEDWWSQARPSLEIHGLFRVRAELFHHFDLGRRELPDRALWPQPPDNAYYPMSGEVQTVTLCGDDPTGTTPCENHTQAGANMRFRLTPELHISDNLRILSQIDILDNFVLGSTPEGYWNAPSAAGGYSVGQRGGYAPIGALATTSWAPVAGQTSTVDSIIVKRAWGEYVTPVGLLRFGRMPNQWGLGILNNEGNGYDSDYQSTVDRIMFVTGIKKYDLYFAGAWDFISEGATSAALREQQGQPYDLGQLDDVSQYVFMAARRRDPELARLDLAKGLPVINGGLYFAYRNQVLANDTTDPATSATFGQASNNVRTGYARRGAQFFTPDLWFQFLYKKFRFEAEASMTYGTIDNLQTAGGTTVETNPLDAEDTGWTVRSFIVAAQSEFRALDDKLRLDLGFGWASGDPDVEGLAPPRGGLERQLTADRTFSTGRFHQDYRVDLILWRNIMSRVQGAYYFRPSVQYDFARDPNGQRLGGSAALIWSRASEFIQTPGNKRDLGVELDFSLYFQAKDGTLNDRPDQMGGFYTMLQYGVLFPLGGFNYLPGEASRYESAPENRSAPALDTETAQTLRWYLGIMF, encoded by the coding sequence GTGTCGCTCGCGGCGCTCGCCTTCAGCCTCTCTGCGGCAGGGTCCGCCCTCGCCCAGCCCGCGGCGCCGCCTCCGCCCAAGCCCGCGGAGACCACGACGACGGCGCCCGCGGACGAGCCGCTCGTGCCGCCGAACGGCACGACGCCGCCGCCTGCGACGCAGCCTGCGACGCCGCCCGCGACCGCGCCCGCGCAGAAGCCCGCCGCCCCCGTCGCTGCCACGCCGGATCCGGATCGCGACGCGCGCGCGCTCACGCGCCAGGGCGCCGATCGTCCTCCGCCCACGGGCGACGTGGGCGTGCGGCCGAGCGACGTCTTCGCGGAGGACTGGTGGTCACAGGCGCGACCAAGCCTGGAGATCCACGGCCTCTTCCGCGTGCGCGCCGAGCTCTTCCATCACTTCGATCTCGGCCGTCGAGAGCTGCCCGATCGCGCGCTCTGGCCGCAGCCGCCCGACAACGCCTACTACCCCATGTCGGGCGAGGTGCAGACCGTCACCCTTTGCGGCGACGATCCCACGGGGACCACGCCTTGCGAGAACCACACGCAGGCCGGCGCGAACATGCGCTTCCGCCTCACGCCGGAGCTGCACATCAGCGACAACCTCCGGATCCTCTCGCAGATCGACATCCTCGATAACTTCGTCCTCGGCTCGACGCCTGAGGGGTACTGGAACGCGCCCTCGGCAGCCGGCGGCTACTCCGTCGGCCAGCGCGGTGGCTACGCGCCGATCGGCGCGCTCGCGACCACCTCGTGGGCGCCCGTTGCAGGACAAACGAGCACCGTCGACAGCATCATCGTCAAGCGCGCCTGGGGCGAGTACGTCACGCCCGTCGGCCTCCTCCGCTTCGGCCGCATGCCGAACCAGTGGGGCCTCGGCATCCTCAACAACGAGGGCAACGGCTACGACTCCGACTACCAGAGCACGGTCGATCGGATCATGTTCGTGACCGGCATCAAGAAGTACGACCTCTACTTCGCCGGCGCGTGGGACTTCATCAGCGAGGGGGCGACGAGCGCCGCGCTCCGCGAGCAACAGGGCCAGCCCTACGATCTCGGCCAGCTCGACGACGTGAGCCAGTACGTGTTCATGGCCGCGCGCAGGCGGGATCCCGAGCTCGCCCGGCTCGATCTCGCCAAGGGGCTGCCGGTCATCAACGGCGGCCTCTACTTCGCCTACCGCAACCAGGTCCTCGCGAACGACACCACGGATCCCGCGACGAGCGCCACGTTCGGCCAGGCCTCGAACAACGTCCGCACCGGCTACGCCCGCCGCGGCGCGCAGTTCTTCACGCCCGACCTCTGGTTCCAGTTCCTCTACAAGAAGTTCCGCTTCGAGGCCGAGGCGTCGATGACCTACGGCACCATCGACAACCTCCAGACCGCGGGCGGCACCACCGTCGAGACCAACCCGCTCGACGCCGAGGACACCGGCTGGACCGTGCGGAGCTTCATCGTCGCGGCGCAGTCCGAGTTCCGCGCCCTCGACGACAAACTCCGCCTCGACCTCGGCTTCGGCTGGGCCTCGGGTGATCCCGACGTCGAGGGCCTCGCGCCGCCGCGCGGCGGCCTCGAGCGGCAGCTCACGGCCGATCGGACGTTCTCGACGGGCCGGTTCCACCAGGACTACCGCGTCGACCTCATCCTCTGGCGCAACATCATGAGCCGCGTGCAGGGCGCGTATTACTTCCGTCCCTCCGTGCAGTACGACTTCGCGCGCGACCCGAACGGACAGCGCCTCGGCGGCAGCGCGGCGCTCATCTGGAGCCGCGCGAGCGAGTTCATTCAGACGCCCGGCAACAAGCGTGATCTCGGCGTCGAGCTCGACTTCTCGCTCTATTTCCAGGCGAAGGACGGCACGCTGAACGACCGTCCCGATCAGATGGGCGGCTTCTACACGATGCTCCAGTACGGCGTGCTCTTCCCCCTCGGCGGCTTCAACTACTTGCCCGGCGAGGCCAGCCGCTACGAGAGCGCTCCGGAGAACCGCAGCGCGCCGGCGCTCGACACCGAGACGGCGCAGACGCTCCGCTGGTACCTCGGGATCATGTTCTGA